One window of the Triticum dicoccoides isolate Atlit2015 ecotype Zavitan chromosome 3B, WEW_v2.0, whole genome shotgun sequence genome contains the following:
- the LOC119277021 gene encoding uncharacterized protein At4g18490-like: MDESRKRAASNANAKYTSSSLDEDFGNDFLSSWKLPKSGKDTIDFDVESAPKSSKKFSFENLDDFGLDGAFDKLSSFKMGMSDLDFSSPLKKKAKNNSSNGDELSEGRKVTEKDNFSFSFDFNELGNFNLDTKLGFEENGMSRPKEKTNPISSEGIKDPESGISGKGTDVPEDGKSKEQIQIQNACTLKPAHLTSINPASVDQLEVDMVSNDVLEEHSNETYPTKPAVNNSSHSFPFAAVSGEDPTHSKAVAVPESSKEALPVDPSKVNITSRENNSSEQSVSSQSRNNSTENVPISRRSGGQSDSQNNQNEPVEESTSLNEGSHGNQCCRGTSMKPLRKTSCGTKNVEKGTSGPKNLSSTMQREIRNVKPTLVNEAGTFSLLSKSANTKASRPPQITSETTLNQLSGANNMIKKTNTHPTDLNREHKHAEPDKHKIMPAKTYCKPGLQGLSTISMNAKHGFEPPSAGNPSIKNAPSSTAHTSGNNSLTSQMLLKGSNTSDMIQGTPSKDDNRPTTFQLAGSRVSKVGTRSPKSGLLLDKDSVKLSGSKGSPVRAHKIPNSFVEGKAALLSPSIRQNMPEESIPDPKAPAVLKRVVRSPAVRISPQTVPELGNQTIQSGTPKARMDNAVSSTIREMGDISDLELPAMLEDDGNVEKAEACRKQLEDMCILMKKKHTEAKELAVRAIVNNNMLLMLNHPMFEEKLSALQKYADSMRSKHLFEEIVTMDIH, translated from the exons ATGGATGAATCACGAAAAAGAGCTGCCTCTAATGCGAATGCTAAATATACAAGTTCATCCCTTG ATGAAGACTTTGGCAATGATTTTCTTTCATCTTGGAAGTTACCAAAATCAGGAAAAGATACAATTGACTTTGATGTCGAGTCAGCTCCAAAGAGTAGCAAGAAGTTTAGCTTTGAGAATCT TGATGATTTTGGACTTGATGGAGCCTTTGACAAATTATCATCATTTAAAATGGGCATGTCTGATTTAGATTTCTCTAGTCCTCTCAAGAAAAAAGCGAAGAACAACAGTTCAAACGGCGATGAGCTTTCTGAAGGGAGAAAAGTAACTGAAAAAGACAACTTCTCCTTTTCCTTTGATTTTAATGA GCTGGGCAACTTCAATCTTGACACAAAGTTGGGCTTCGAGGAAAATGGTATGAGCAGACCTAAAGAaaaaactaaccctatctcttcaGAGGGTATCAAGGATCCAGAAAGTGGTATTTCAGGGAAGGGCACTGATGTTCCTGAAGATGGTAAGAGTAAGGAACAAATACAAATACAGAATGCTTGCACTTTGAAGCCTGCTCATTTAACAAG CATCAATCCTGCAAGTGTGGACCAACTTGAAGTAGATATGGTGTCAAATGATGTGCTTGAAGAGCACTCTAATGAGACATATCCAACAAAACCAGCTGTCAACAATTCTTCTCACAGTTTTCCTTTCGCTGCTGTATCTGGTGAAGATCCAACACATTCGAAAGCGGTAGCAGTTCCTGAGAGCAGCAAGGAAGCTCTTCCAGTGGACCCTAGTAAAGTTAATATAACATCAAGGGAGAATAATAGCAGTGAGCAATCAGTTAGTTCACAATCCAGAAACAACAGCACTGAGAATGTCCCCATCTCAAGAAGATCAGGGGGCCAATCAGATTCTCAAAATAACCAGAATGAGCCTGTGGAGGAAAGTACATCTCTTAATGAAGGAAGTCATGGTAACCAATGTTGTAGAGGCACTTCAATGAAGCCTCTAAGGAAGACATCATGCGGGACGAAGAATGTTGAGAAAGGGACTTCAGGTCCAAAGAATCTATCTTCAACAATGCAGAG GGAAATCAGAAATGTTAAACCTACACTAGTGAATGAAGCAGGAACCTTTTCTCTTCTGTCCAAGTCTGCAAATACGAAAGCAAGCAGGCCTCCCCAAATAACTTCAGAGACTACCTTAAATCAACTAAGTGGTGCCAATAACATGATCAAAAAGACAAATACACATCCTACAGACCTGAACAG GGAACACAAGCATGCAGAGCCTGATAAACATAAAATCATGCCGGCAAAAACATACTGCAAGCCAGGATTACAGGGACTGTCAACCATCTCCATGAATGCCAAACATGG ATTTGAGCCACCTAGTGCAGGCAACCCATCCATTAAGAATGCTCCAAGCAGTACAGCACATACCAGTGGAAATAACTCACTAACAAGTCAGATGCTCCTAAAAGGCAGCAACACCTCTGATATGATACAAGGCACTCCTTCCAAAGATGATAACAGACCAACAACTTTCCAACTGGCCGGATCAAG AGTTTCAAAAGTAGGCACCAGAAGTCCAAAGTCTGGCTTGCTTCTGGATAAAGATTCGGTAAAATTGAGTGGGAGCAAGGGTTCCCCTGTAAGGGCACACAAGATCCCAAACTCCTTTGTTGAAGGAAAAGCTGCATTGCTTAGCCCGTCCATTAGGCAAAACATGCCTGAG GAATCAATCCCAGATCCAAAAGCCCCTGCTGTGCTGAAACGCGTTGTGAGATCTCCAGCTGTGAG AATATCACCGCAAACTGTTCCAGAGTTGGGGAATCAAACA ATTCAAAGTGGAACTCCGAAAGCTCGTATGGATAATGCAGTTTCTTCCACAATACGGGAGATGGGTGACATTTCAGATCTGGAGTTGCCTGCCATGTTAGAAGATGATGGAAATGTAGAGAAAGCTGAGGCTTGTAGAAAACAGCTTGAAGAT ATGTGCATTTTGATGAAAAAGAAACACACGGAAGCTAAAGAACTAGCAGTTCGGGCTATTGTTAACAACAATATGCTGTTGATGCTAAACCACCCAATGTTTGAGGAGAAA CTTTCTGCTCTTCAGAAATATGCCGACAGCATGAGATCCAAGCACTTATTTGAGGAAATTGTCACAATGGATATT CATTGA